Within Plectropomus leopardus isolate mb chromosome 23, YSFRI_Pleo_2.0, whole genome shotgun sequence, the genomic segment TCACCTACCTCAAAGGGCTGCAGCGAGCTTTCTTTACCACATTTCATgcatcactccctctctctctctatctctcgttgtctctctgtctccacacacaaacactcacacacacacacccatgctGTCACACGATTCGAAAGCACCCTAAATTAAACAATCTAGTAGCAGGTTTTGTGTCGGGGCACCACAAACATTATCTGCAGGTCACAACTTGGGTAAgtgttttaaagtttatttccttccttttttaacatttgaaatcGCCTCTTAACTCGtttattcttaatttatcaAAAGCCTcatgttttgtgcttttctgtatttcattACAACTCCTCatgtacatatttattatttcagatACTGAAATCTTTCCCTGAATGGACTTTTGTTTTAAGTAGTTGTCTAATTATAGTACTCGAGGCATTAATTTACCTCCTAGGTCAGTTATCTTCATGCATTTCAGCTCTTACTGCATGATAAGTGCacttatttcacattttatttgacattatgtTGCGACACTTTATGTTTGATCAGGTGGAGTCtgattaatcatgattaacaAAGGTTTCCCCCCATAGCAGGCTGACTGATGCTGCTCAATTATCATTTTGACAGGAAACCAGCAGCACTGTGAGCGGTCTGCTAGCTTCCTGTCACCACAGACGACGCTAACATTTTACAGTCAAGCAAGATCAAGGCAATACAGACTTCCTGTTACGTCTCCAGTGTACGTCTCTAAACTTTCTTTTTATAACTGTGTCAGGTCCAAATGTCAGCACTGAAAATAGTATTTTATGGTGAAATTCAGCCACTACTGAAATATAATACCTTggaaaaatcaaaattgaagTGAATAGATAATCTTTTATGTCAAGCCAAAGGTTTAGCTGGAGGCACCGTGCACTGagttttctaattttcttctttctagATCCTGAATATAAATCTACCCATGGATCTTCTTCTGATGGCAACTTCATAACTGCTTTAAAGTACAAGGATTGCAAAATTGTGCCTGCAACTGTGACACCAAGCTAGCGGCATTTTTCTACTTACCAGGAAATTTTCTAAGGAGGTAAAGTACATTTCTAAATCTAATCTGTAAGAGTTTTGTGGGATTTATAGCTTGATAACACTGAGAGGATTCATGGTGCTCTTGACTGTGACATGGTTCAAGCAGCGAGTGAAACCTCTGGTGGAATTTCAATAACTCCaaggaaaacaggaaattagCTGGCATCATCTAGTCTTCCTCGCAtacaaggatttttttgtttgtttttcttcaaaactgCCTGAAACAAGGGGATAGGCTACTAAATTCAAAGCAATATTGCTGCATAACACTTTTTGTCCTGTTAATTGCAGTAAATGAATCCTGATCAGAGAGTAAAGTCATGTCACCTCTCTCTGTGCTGTAACAGTTATATAAAGTCATATTAGTGCATGTGAGTCATTGTGCCTCTTTTACACTGCCTCTTCAAGAcatatgttacatgtcacactagaggccgacAGTGCTGTGTTAAACGTCATGCCCATCACGCCTCTCTTGCTTCCGCAATGCCAGCATACTACCTAAAATCCCACACTGGAGTGGGATGATGCCGCTGttttttggttctgtgtaaaaatacaaagacggcataaagaagggactttgtatCGACCCTATAGCGGGATATCTGTGTAAAAAGATGTCATCGTTGCAGAAGCAAATCATCCACGTTCCAGTTTTCTTCCCATGTTCAAAATGTTAGTTCTGTCACCATTATTAATACTGTTAACACTGTTTATGGAGTCAGCACTGTTAGTTGCTAGCtgctggctcagccacctcTGTTGAGAACCGTGTGCAGACAGTCAGACTTTGATTCATGAATAtactctgaatgtcacataagACCTTGTCTGTACAGCAAATTTAAAGTTACAGCCAGCTAACTTTGCTTAACATAAAGCGGGAAATGGGAGAACAGCAAGCCTGCACAAAAATTGAAGCCCCtcacacagcacaaacaaaaacaaagcttggtggcaagagaaagagaagaaactgTTACAAAATGTGGATGAAAATGACCCTAGATGTCAATATATGGTTACAACATGGGACCTCATTAACCACCTTTGCCAGGGGGCTCTGCCCCtccttactttttttcttatttgtttgttcgTTTCCTATCTTTTGGGCTGCCCCCTATacttacacacatgcacgcgtgcacacacacacacacacacacacacacacaacgacaacaacaataacCAAATGCAACAGCCTGCCTTCGCCATTACACACACCCCATACCAGAAGgccttgattttctttttctttttttctcctcttctatgttgttcttgtttgttaTTTCGTAAAGGGACGATGAATACAAAGTCATTCAAAAGCATAAATTCCAATGTGTAACCTTGCTaaccccttttctctctcttcacttCAGGAATGACTGACGCCATCTCATCATCCGATCAGACTGTactcatcctttttttctgcctgatAGGTTTACTTTTGTTGCTGATCTTCTTGTACAAAAAGTTGAACAAGCAGGCCAATGGAGAATACACTGTGCGACGCATGGTGTATAAGGAGGGAGGGCTCAGGGACCAGGTGAGAGGAGCAGCTTTAGCTCTGGGGTCACGCCTCGGAGTCCAGCTGTGGCCTCAGAGCGACActgaagaggatgaggaggaaatgCAGGAAATCCGAGATGAGGAGGGacaggtggaggagggaggtTCCCAGGGGAGTGACAGCGAGGGAGatgaccaggaggaggaggatagtGAGGAGCAGTGTGACAAGGCAAAGGGAAAAGGAGGTGACACCACAGATGATAACTCAAGTGTGGAGAGTTCAGAGGCAGGGGAGCAAGCCAGGCTCACAGATAAGGCAGACGcgaagggagagacagaggagaaagtGGGAGACAAAGGAGAAGCAAGTGGAGGGCCCGGACTGTTGATAGATCTAAAGCAGTTCTCTGGAAGTGCCATCTGGTCTGAGGAAGAGGGAGGTGAGGGCAAGGAAGGTGATACGACTGCACTGTAAGGTCAAAATTAAGAATAACGTGAGACaagacaacataacataacataagcctttattttttccacaattgGATCATTTGAATTGTTACAGAAACAAAGTGTGTACAAGAttagcaacaaaacaagaacaacacaaataaaaaacaaggtggcaaactcaacagttaaaaaatatttacaccaatTACAAGATAATTGCACTTTGTGAAGTAAatcaaaagggaaaaaaataaattaaatacataataatacatttacaatacattacatacattaataatacatttgaaaataaattaattaaagggAATCTCAGGAAATAGTCTTCATCAGTTTTGTGGTCATTATGAGTCCAAGTCCCCtaattagaaattaaaatgtaatttgtgtaatttttttttatttaaaaattaatgaaaattgatagatatataaatataaatttcccctaaaacacactgaagactatataaaatgtaaaattacacaaacattCAAATTGCCATTTACTGTACTCCTGCATATGTATAACAGCTTCATcatcaatgttttgttttgttttgttttttttatccaagtGCCTCAATAGAAGGTGGAATTA encodes:
- the si:ch211-119e14.1 gene encoding uncharacterized protein si:ch211-119e14.1 isoform X1 gives rise to the protein MTDAISSSDQTVLILFFCLIGLLLLLIFLYKKLNKQANGEYTVRRMVYKEGGLRDQVRGAALALGSRLGVQLWPQSDTEEDEEEMQEIRDEEGQVEEGGSQGSDSEGDDQEEEDSEEQCDKAKGKGGDTTDDNSSVESSEAGEQARLTDKADAKGETEEKVGDKGEASGGPGLLIDLKQFSGSAIWSEEEGGEGKEGDTTAL
- the si:ch211-119e14.1 gene encoding uncharacterized protein si:ch211-119e14.1 isoform X2, whose product is MVYKEGGLRDQVRGAALALGSRLGVQLWPQSDTEEDEEEMQEIRDEEGQVEEGGSQGSDSEGDDQEEEDSEEQCDKAKGKGGDTTDDNSSVESSEAGEQARLTDKADAKGETEEKVGDKGEASGGPGLLIDLKQFSGSAIWSEEEGGEGKEGDTTAL